The Astatotilapia calliptera chromosome 14, fAstCal1.2, whole genome shotgun sequence genome includes a region encoding these proteins:
- the LOC113036890 gene encoding lymphocyte antigen 6D: protein MKVLLLTLLFVLLCSTQVLTLNCYICVDENDTSCKTETVCPLSAQYCKTSLNGDRISRSCEEFCAEDYFTTCCREDLC, encoded by the exons ATGAAGGTCCTGCTGCTTACGCTGCTCTTCGTGCTGCTGTGTAGCACCCAAG tgctCACTCTCAATTGCTACATCTGTGTGGATGAAAATGACACAAGCTGTAAGACAGAGACAGTTTGTCCACTGTCAGCGCAGTACTGTAAAACCAGCCTGAATG gtGACAGAATTTCTCGATCATGTGAGGAGTTCTGTGCTGAGGACTATTTCACAACCTGTTGCAGAGAGGATTTGTGCTAG